A DNA window from Callospermophilus lateralis isolate mCalLat2 chromosome X, mCalLat2.hap1, whole genome shotgun sequence contains the following coding sequences:
- the Usp26 gene encoding ubiquitin carboxyl-terminal hydrolase 26 produces the protein MVHGYVQIWNTKTGMSKSTAAFIEMVEGKKKVKLMLYFNTGQVKTFQLSDNIKSVAFRSYGQNENHLHLTFQNNDFLFIERLSSTHARELKTLLDRVHQVGDQPPMKPGKEDGVFTSTTIQKGISKTSSHKVYKTSSSGHLEVVKERTSYIQKMSLFAEKSSFIRKGLFAHHFGKRKRILASDLEMNKNEKLMKENYFKRSTYKINPWKYVSHTWEKQLKARELRERKKLPFESSFVTSFFGNPYLDVTIPHIITEKVFVPFFWETSYGEYIPEWDILEKSVTFFPEKVWQGLPNLGNTCYMNAVLQSLCSIPSFVNDLLNQGFPWGKIPHDAVSLCLAQLLVLKDIYNIATKEKLLVSIKKAISLVADIFSGNVQNDAHEFLSLCLDQMKETMQRLSLMWKTKIESEEDSPEKLLFAYSPTKMIVCPVITNFEFEILRSIFCKSCGRTVLKTEPNNYLSINLPQGTKADPLSIQSTFDLFFDAEELEYKCEQCNHNRSVAVHKFSRLPRVLIVHLKRYRLNEYWSLRKDEQEVIIPTYLKLSSHCNENTKPPLPLSENAHIKDFRLLKIFQKMSFGILNLTMPATKSTSKSKDSLPLHIGSNKKSVPQKFQRFLKGAGREQQQKDLEKNSKLNIIKSELASSGNVTLTEQQLSAGSMNYAKDTSLSPICKDRGKPSPDTSLTEAHFQEVSENTEIKKHEETNGFIELDFSSFSETTEDLYEDKNPSIPGIFQNVVRQTQQCDSMRIHKQALEQAVPQSLPKLNVQEHTQNLRPTELNVQKPDVNSLCSVDANRNPEDKDILDKTESKAKEPKEPKRSANKRDRHTYRLIGVISHIGSTTHSGHYITDTYDFKRHLWFTYNDLQVSSIQEVQVQKSRLCTGYIFFYMHDEIFEELLTRGESSQSCSTKARKTPHAQ, from the coding sequence ATGGTACATGGTTATGTCCAAATATGGAACACAAAGACAGGGATGTCTAAATCAACagcagcattcattgaaatggtggaaggaaagaaaaaagttaaaCTGATGCTGTATTTCAATACTGGACAAGTTAAAACTTTTCAGCTGAGTGATAATATTAAAAGTGTGGCCTTTAGATCCTATGGACAAAATGAAAATCACCTGCATTTAACTTTCCAAAATAATGACTTCTTGTTTATTGAGAGATTATCATCCACCCATGCCAGAGAGTTGAAGACACTCCTAGACAGAGTCCATCAAGTTGGGGATCAACCACCCATGAAACCTGGCAAGGAGGATGGCGTCTTTACCAGCACAACCATACAGAAGGGGATCAGTAAAACTTCATCACACAAAGTTTATAAGACATCAAGTAGTGGACACCTGGAGGTAGTCAAAGAAAGAACCTCTTACATTCAGAAGATGTCTTTGTTTGCAGAAAAATCATCATTTATTAGAAAAGGGCTATTTGCACATCATTTTGGGAAGAGGAAAAGAATACTAGCATCTGATTTAGAgatgaataaaaatgagaaaCTCATGAAAGAAAATTACTTCAAAAGAAGCACATACAAGATAAATCCCTGGAAGTATGTGAGCCACACTTGGGAGAAACAattgaaggcaagagagttaagagagagaaagaaattgcCATTTGAATCTTCATTTGTGACCAGCTTTTTTGGAAATCCTTACCTAGATGTTACTATTCCCCACATTATCACTGAGAAAGTATTTGTGCCATTTTTTTGGGAAACAAGTTATGGTGAGTATATCCCAGAGTGGGATATACTTGAGAAGTCTGTTACATTTTTCCCAGAGAAAGTATGGCAGGGTCTCCCCAATTTGGGAAACACATGTTATATGAATGCAGTTTTACAATCCTTATGTTCAATTCCATCCTTTGTTAATGATTTACTCAATCAGGGTTTCCCATGGGGTAAAATTCCCCATGATGCTGTTAGCTTGTGCTTGGCACAGCTGCTTGTTTTGAAAGATATTTATAATATAGCAACAAAGGAGAAGTTACTTGTGAGTATTAAAAAAGCCATTTCACTAGTTGCAGATATATTCTCTGGCAATGTACAGAATGATGCTCATGAGTTTTTAAGTCTTTGTTTAGATCAGATGAAGGAGACCATGCAAAGATTAAGCTTAATGTGGAAGACTAAAATTGAATCGGAGGAAGATTCGCCTGAAAAGCTTTTGTTTGCTTATTCTCCCACCAAAATGATTGTTTGTCCTGTCATCACAAATTTTGAGTTTGAGATACTGCGCTCtattttttgtaaatcatgtggCCGGACTGTTCTTAAGACAGAACCAAATAACTATCTCTCCATCAACCTTCCCCAAGGAACAAAAGCCGATCCTTTGTCTATTCAATCTACTTTTGACCTTTTCTTTGATGCAGAAGAGCTTGAGTATAAGTGTGAGCAGTGTAATCACAATAGGTCTGTTGCAGTACACAAATTCAGTAGGCTACCGAGGGTCCTTATTGTTCATCTGAAACGCTATAGATTGAATGAGTATTGGTCCTTAAGGAAAGATGAGCAGGAAGTCATTATTCCCACCTATTTAAAGTTGTCTTCTCATTGCAATGAGAACACAAAACCACCTCTTCCACTTAGCGAGAATGCCCATATTAAGGATTTCCGTTtactaaaaatttttcaaaaaatgagttTTGGAATTCTCAACTTAACAATGCCTGCAACAAAGTCGACCTCAAAATCCAAAGATTCCCTGCCTTTACACATTGGATCAAATAAGAAATCTGTACCACAAAAATTTCAGCGATTCTTAAAaggggcaggtagagagcagcagcaaaaagacTTGGAAAAAAATTCTAAACTGAATATAATAAAGTCAGAATTGGCATCCTCAGGAAATGTAACGCTTACTGAACAACAGCTATCTGCTGGCTCTATGAATTATGCGAAAGATACCTCCCTTTCTCCAATTTGCAAAGATAGAGGTAAACCCAGCCCAGACACATCTCTCACAGAAGCTCATTTTCAAGAAGTATctgaaaatacagaaataaagaaacatGAGGAAACTAATGGATTTATAGAGTTAGATTTTAGTAGTTTTAGTGAGACTACTGAAGATTTGTATGAAGATAAAAATCCCAGCATTCCTGGAATATTCCAAAATGTGGTCAGACAGACCCAGCAGTGTGATAGCATGAGAATCCATAAGCAAGCCCTTGAACAAGCAGTTCCTCAGAGCCTTCCAAAGCTAAATGTTCAGGAGCACACACAGAATCTCAGACCTACAGAATTAAATGTCCAGAAGCCTGATGTGAATTCCTTATGTTCAGTGGATGCCAATAGGAACCCTGAAGATAAGGATATTTTAGATAAGACAGAATCAAAAGCCAAGGAACCAAAGGAACCAAAAAGAAGTGCCAATAAAAGAGACCGTCATACTTATAGGCTCATTGGTGTTATCAGCCATATTGGGAGTACCACCCATTCAGGTCACTATATCACTGATACCTATGACTTTAAGAGGCACCTCTGGTTCACTTACAATGATTTACAGGTATCTAGTATCCAAGAGGTCCAAGTGCAGAAGTCTAGGCTTTGCACAGGTTACATCTTCTTTTACATGCATGATGAGATCTTTGAAGAGCTATTAACAAGGGGAGAGAGCTCCCAGTCTTGTAGCACCAAGGCAAGAAAAACCCCTCACGCACAATAG